In Bacillus cytotoxicus NVH 391-98, the following are encoded in one genomic region:
- a CDS encoding aminotransferase: protein MKQFELSRAAESLQPSGIRKFFDLAAGMKGVISLGVGEPDFVTPWNVRKACIRSLEEGYTAYTANAGLLELRQEIAKYLKKQFEVSYDPNDEIIVTVGASQALDVAMRAIVNPGDEVIIIEPSFVSYAPLVTLAGGVPIPVATSLENAFKVQPEQIEAAITTKTKAILLCSPNNPTGALLNKSELEKLAEIVEKYNLIVLSDEIYAELVYDEAYTSFASIKNMRDHTILISGFSKGFAMTGWRLGMIAAPTHFSSFMLKIHQYSMMCAPTMSQFAALEALRSGNDEVIRMRDSYKKRRNFMTQSLNEMGLTCHVPGGAFYVFPSISSTGLSSAAFAEQLLIEEKIAVVPGSVFGESGEGFIRCSYATSLEQLMEAMNRMKRFVENKKRTKQNTFCP, encoded by the coding sequence ATGAAGCAGTTTGAACTATCTAGAGCAGCAGAGTCTTTACAGCCATCTGGTATTCGAAAGTTCTTTGATTTAGCAGCAGGAATGAAAGGTGTTATTTCACTTGGTGTTGGAGAACCTGACTTTGTGACACCGTGGAATGTAAGGAAAGCCTGTATTCGTTCGTTAGAAGAAGGGTATACAGCATACACGGCAAATGCAGGATTATTAGAACTACGTCAAGAAATAGCAAAGTATCTAAAAAAACAATTTGAAGTTTCTTATGATCCAAATGACGAAATTATTGTGACAGTTGGAGCAAGCCAAGCGCTAGATGTGGCCATGCGTGCGATTGTGAATCCTGGTGACGAAGTGATTATTATAGAACCGAGCTTTGTGTCATATGCCCCCCTTGTTACATTGGCAGGGGGCGTTCCAATACCGGTTGCAACATCTTTAGAGAACGCATTTAAAGTACAGCCAGAACAAATTGAAGCAGCGATTACAACAAAGACGAAAGCAATTTTGCTTTGTTCTCCAAATAATCCAACAGGGGCGCTTTTAAACAAATCTGAATTAGAAAAGTTAGCAGAAATTGTAGAAAAATATAATTTAATTGTTCTATCAGATGAAATTTATGCGGAGCTTGTCTATGATGAAGCTTATACAAGTTTTGCTAGCATAAAGAATATGAGGGATCATACGATTTTAATTTCTGGATTTTCAAAAGGATTTGCAATGACAGGATGGCGTCTTGGGATGATTGCAGCTCCTACTCATTTTTCATCATTCATGTTAAAAATTCATCAGTATTCTATGATGTGCGCGCCAACAATGTCACAGTTTGCTGCGCTCGAAGCGCTTCGGTCCGGGAATGATGAAGTTATTCGAATGAGAGACAGTTACAAGAAGCGCCGCAACTTTATGACACAGTCGTTAAATGAGATGGGATTAACATGTCATGTACCGGGTGGTGCGTTTTATGTATTTCCTTCTATTTCTTCAACAGGATTGTCTTCAGCGGCATTTGCCGAGCAATTATTGATAGAGGAAAAAATTGCGGTTGTACCAGGTAGTGTGTTTGGTGAAAGTGGTGAAGGGTTTATTCGTTGTTCTTATGCGACTTCACTTGAGCAACTTATGGAAGCTATGAACAGAATGAAACGTTTTGTGGAGAATAAAAAAAGGACAAAACAGAATACGTTTTGTCCATAA
- a CDS encoding Lrp/AsnC family transcriptional regulator: MMTEKELELLVCLEKNSRLSVETLAKMLNIEVEEAQKMVAKLESENIIVDYVTHIDWTKVKEHTGLTAMIDVKVTPKHGVGFDAVAEQIYRYSEVKSVYLMSGTYDLSITLEGKTMAEVATFVSEKLATIESVVSTTTHFILKKYKHEGIIYENTDDDKRIVVTP, encoded by the coding sequence GTGATGACTGAAAAAGAATTGGAATTGTTAGTATGTCTTGAAAAAAACAGTCGTTTATCTGTAGAAACTTTAGCGAAAATGTTAAATATAGAGGTTGAAGAAGCACAAAAAATGGTTGCAAAATTAGAAAGTGAAAACATTATTGTAGACTATGTGACACATATTGATTGGACAAAGGTGAAAGAGCACACTGGTTTAACGGCAATGATTGATGTAAAGGTAACGCCGAAGCATGGAGTTGGGTTTGATGCGGTTGCTGAACAAATATATCGTTATTCAGAAGTGAAATCAGTATATTTAATGTCAGGGACATACGACCTTTCAATTACATTAGAAGGAAAAACGATGGCAGAAGTAGCGACATTTGTTTCTGAAAAATTAGCAACAATTGAATCAGTCGTTTCAACAACAACTCATTTTATTTTGAAAAAATATAAACATGAGGGAATTATTTATGAAAATACAGATGATGATAAACGAATTGTGGTGACACCATGA
- a CDS encoding 2-hydroxyacid dehydrogenase has protein sequence MKPKVYIAERIPVFVEKYLSEHCEYEKWNRDEKISRDVLLEKIKDKDGLLNFGAKIDEELLQAAPNLKVVSNISVGYDNFDLKAMKRRNVIGTNTPYVLDDTVADLVFALMLSASRRVCELDSYVKNGNWDTEISKDHFGVDVHHRTIGIIGMGRIGEAVAKRANFGFDMDVLYHNRRRKKEAEQKFNATYCELDTLLKQSDFVVLLTPLTAETYHLIGENEFSLMKETAVFINASRGKTVDEAALISALQQKKIFAAGIDTFTQEPIEKDNPLLSLQNVVTLPHVGSATLKTRQQMAKVAAENLVAGLQGKTPPNIVHE, from the coding sequence ATGAAACCAAAAGTATACATCGCTGAACGTATACCAGTATTTGTAGAAAAATATTTATCTGAACACTGTGAATATGAAAAGTGGAATCGCGATGAAAAGATTTCTCGTGACGTTTTATTAGAAAAAATAAAAGATAAAGATGGCTTACTGAATTTCGGAGCAAAGATTGATGAAGAATTATTACAAGCAGCTCCTAACTTAAAAGTTGTGAGTAATATTTCTGTCGGTTATGATAACTTCGATTTAAAAGCAATGAAGAGAAGAAATGTAATTGGAACAAATACACCATATGTATTAGACGATACAGTAGCTGATCTTGTTTTTGCTCTTATGCTATCAGCTAGCCGCCGCGTATGTGAACTTGATTCTTATGTCAAAAATGGGAATTGGGATACTGAGATTTCAAAAGATCATTTTGGAGTAGATGTCCATCACCGTACAATTGGCATTATCGGTATGGGACGTATTGGAGAAGCAGTTGCCAAGCGAGCAAACTTCGGCTTCGATATGGACGTTTTATACCACAATCGCCGTCGTAAAAAAGAAGCTGAACAGAAATTTAACGCTACATACTGTGAACTAGATACATTGCTGAAACAATCTGATTTTGTTGTCCTTTTAACTCCATTAACTGCTGAAACATATCATCTCATTGGCGAAAACGAATTCTCGCTTATGAAGGAAACAGCGGTTTTCATTAATGCTTCTCGCGGAAAAACAGTAGATGAAGCGGCGTTAATTTCTGCCTTACAACAAAAAAAGATTTTTGCAGCTGGTATTGATACCTTTACACAAGAACCGATTGAAAAAGACAATCCACTTTTATCTCTACAAAATGTGGTTACTTTACCTCATGTTGGGTCAGCAACATTAAAAACGAGACAACAAATGGCAAAAGTAGCTGCTGAAAATTTAGTTGCAGGCTTACAAGGGAAAACACCACCTAATATTGTACACGAGTAA
- a CDS encoding alpha/beta fold hydrolase, producing the protein MKHEFKYPYFTFSTRGITVHYELYEHYNKKERPTFVLVHGFLSSSFSYRRLIPLLAQEGTVIALDLPPFGRSDKSNHFKYSYHNLATIIIDLIKHSKFSNIILIGHSMGGQISLYVNRICPDLIKKTILLCSSSYLHRATLPLIYSSYLPFFHLYVKKWITKRGIVHNLMNVVHDHSLIDDEMMEGYAAPFYDNRIFPALTRMIRDREGDLPSTELRKIQTPTLLIWGEQDRVVPIQIGQRLHKDLPNSQFISYENTGHLLPEEKPEHIYEEIISFVAN; encoded by the coding sequence ATGAAACATGAATTCAAATATCCCTATTTCACTTTTTCCACTCGTGGCATAACTGTTCATTATGAGTTGTATGAGCATTATAATAAAAAAGAACGGCCTACTTTCGTACTCGTTCATGGTTTCCTCTCTTCTTCATTTAGTTATCGGCGATTAATACCTTTACTAGCCCAAGAAGGCACAGTAATTGCCCTTGATTTACCACCGTTCGGGAGAAGTGATAAATCCAATCACTTCAAATACTCTTACCATAACTTAGCAACCATCATTATCGACTTAATAAAACACTCGAAATTTTCTAACATCATTTTAATTGGACACTCCATGGGGGGACAAATCTCTCTTTATGTGAACCGTATATGTCCTGACTTAATAAAAAAAACGATTTTACTATGCAGCTCCAGCTACTTACATCGCGCTACTTTACCTCTTATTTATTCTTCTTATTTACCATTTTTTCATCTATATGTGAAGAAATGGATTACAAAAAGAGGAATTGTTCATAACTTAATGAATGTTGTTCATGACCATTCTTTAATTGACGATGAAATGATGGAAGGCTATGCTGCTCCCTTTTACGATAATCGAATATTCCCTGCTTTAACGCGAATGATTAGAGATCGGGAAGGCGATTTACCATCGACCGAATTACGTAAAATTCAAACACCTACTTTACTGATTTGGGGAGAACAAGACCGCGTTGTTCCCATTCAAATTGGACAACGACTTCATAAAGATTTGCCAAATTCTCAATTCATTTCATATGAAAACACAGGGCATTTACTACCTGAAGAAAAACCAGAGCACATTTATGAGGAAATTATTTCTTTTGTTGCAAATTGA
- a CDS encoding DUF1871 family protein, whose translation MGAYERMVELVKNWDPFQMGAEFYETEASDVVYVVSAFDDPRYIAKKIQHIYFMSFEEVPPLEKCEKLAEQLLILKEGGSCSI comes from the coding sequence ATGGGTGCATATGAAAGAATGGTGGAGCTGGTAAAAAACTGGGATCCGTTTCAAATGGGAGCGGAGTTTTATGAAACAGAAGCAAGTGATGTTGTATATGTAGTAAGTGCGTTTGATGATCCAAGATATATTGCGAAAAAAATTCAACATATATATTTTATGTCGTTTGAAGAAGTTCCTCCGTTAGAAAAATGTGAAAAGTTAGCAGAACAGTTGCTTATTTTAAAAGAGGGCGGAAGTTGTTCAATATAG
- a CDS encoding MalY/PatB family protein, translated as MHQFQKVVNRRGTQSIKWDTYKDEELLHAWIADMDFEVPTAIQNAIKKRLEHPIFGYTLPPKEILDTICQWTKQQYNWDIQKEWIVFSSGIVPALSISVQALTNENDTVLVQPPIYPPFFHMVTKNNRLLCESPLLFENGKYKMDLEHLETQFQQGVKLMFLCNPHNPVGRVWTKQELSELGMLCERYDVTIVADEIHADIIFSDYLHIPFASLSEQLAKRTITCIAPSKTFNISGLQASIVIIPDRKIRHAFTSVQQSQGFHGLNIFAYEAMQSAYTECNEWVTDVRSYIEENARFACEFIDTHIPTLSAIKPEGTFLLWVDCTKLHLSQKERTKLLEEKGRIIVEPGEKYGIGGEQHIRINIGCPLSVLKDILTRLQYALS; from the coding sequence ATGCATCAATTTCAAAAAGTAGTGAATCGCCGTGGTACTCAAAGCATCAAATGGGATACATATAAAGATGAGGAACTTTTACATGCTTGGATTGCCGATATGGACTTTGAAGTACCAACAGCAATTCAAAATGCGATAAAGAAACGTCTTGAACATCCTATCTTTGGGTATACACTGCCACCAAAGGAAATACTAGATACTATTTGCCAATGGACAAAACAGCAATATAATTGGGACATACAAAAAGAATGGATTGTATTTAGTTCTGGAATTGTTCCAGCACTTAGCATAAGTGTACAAGCACTGACAAACGAGAATGACACCGTTCTTGTACAGCCACCTATTTATCCACCATTCTTTCATATGGTCACCAAAAACAATCGGCTTTTATGTGAAAGTCCATTACTGTTCGAAAATGGAAAATATAAAATGGATCTCGAACATTTAGAAACACAATTTCAACAAGGTGTAAAGCTTATGTTTCTTTGTAATCCACATAATCCCGTTGGACGCGTCTGGACAAAGCAAGAACTTTCCGAACTTGGAATGTTATGTGAACGATACGATGTAACCATTGTTGCCGATGAAATTCATGCGGATATTATTTTCTCAGATTATCTCCATATACCATTTGCCTCCTTATCTGAACAATTAGCAAAACGGACTATTACTTGCATAGCACCAAGCAAAACATTTAATATTTCTGGTTTACAAGCTTCTATCGTTATTATTCCAGATCGAAAAATCCGTCATGCTTTTACATCTGTGCAGCAAAGCCAAGGCTTTCACGGCTTAAACATATTTGCTTATGAAGCAATGCAAAGCGCCTATACAGAATGTAATGAGTGGGTAACAGATGTTCGCTCTTATATAGAAGAAAACGCCCGATTTGCTTGTGAATTCATTGATACACACATTCCTACTTTATCTGCTATCAAGCCAGAAGGAACTTTTTTACTCTGGGTAGACTGTACAAAACTTCATCTGTCTCAAAAAGAACGAACAAAACTGCTAGAAGAAAAAGGAAGAATTATCGTAGAACCAGGTGAAAAATACGGAATAGGTGGAGAACAACATATTCGCATTAACATCGGTTGTCCGCTGTCCGTTTTGAAAGACATTTTAACTCGGCTTCAATATGCACTTTCATAA
- a CDS encoding superoxide dismutase family protein, which translates to MKKQLLFSCCMLVLITGCDKGNSKEIDVKLYNASGDEVGTAKVTQQTSGVKISIKADGFTPGAHGLHIHEMGECKAPRFESAGNHFNVDDKKKHGLMNPKGAENGDLPNVIADDTGKIKAEIEASNVSLEEGRTTLYRKDGASIIITENPDDGMTQPTGNSGNRIACGVIVKKVSANKQK; encoded by the coding sequence ATGAAAAAACAGCTTTTATTTAGTTGTTGTATGCTAGTTCTTATCACAGGCTGTGACAAAGGGAACTCAAAAGAAATTGATGTGAAGTTATACAATGCGTCTGGCGATGAGGTTGGAACAGCGAAAGTAACGCAGCAAACAAGCGGAGTGAAAATATCAATTAAAGCAGATGGATTTACACCTGGTGCACATGGATTACATATTCATGAAATGGGAGAATGTAAAGCACCACGCTTTGAGTCAGCTGGTAATCATTTTAATGTAGATGATAAGAAGAAGCATGGGCTTATGAATCCAAAAGGAGCAGAGAACGGTGATTTACCAAATGTGATTGCGGACGATACAGGAAAGATTAAAGCGGAAATTGAAGCATCAAATGTATCGCTTGAAGAAGGGCGAACCACTTTATATCGCAAAGATGGAGCCTCTATTATCATTACTGAAAATCCGGATGATGGCATGACGCAGCCGACAGGAAATTCAGGGAATCGAATTGCCTGTGGGGTTATTGTGAAAAAAGTATCTGCGAATAAACAAAAGTAA
- a CDS encoding kinase-associated lipoprotein B produces MKETFEIGEIVTGIYKTGKYIGEITNKRPESYVVKVLAVLKHPMQGDLHNIKQADVPFFHERRALSFREQTNIPKAMVKKYDGDIPDYKESLKTALKAQIAALLEDDSPFAQRSLQTLQQLKRDYKL; encoded by the coding sequence ATGAAAGAAACATTTGAAATCGGAGAGATTGTTACTGGTATTTATAAAACAGGAAAGTACATTGGAGAAATTACAAATAAACGTCCTGAAAGTTACGTTGTGAAAGTATTAGCTGTTTTAAAACATCCCATGCAAGGTGACTTACATAACATAAAACAAGCAGATGTCCCATTTTTCCATGAAAGACGTGCTTTATCTTTTCGTGAGCAAACAAATATTCCAAAAGCAATGGTTAAAAAGTATGACGGAGATATTCCGGATTACAAAGAATCTCTAAAAACAGCATTAAAAGCTCAAATCGCTGCATTGTTAGAGGATGATTCACCTTTTGCACAGCGCAGTTTACAAACACTCCAGCAATTAAAACGAGACTATAAGTTATAA
- the kapD gene encoding 3'-5' exonuclease KapD, which produces MDEKQFLFLDFEFTMPQNRKKPKGFFPEIIEVGLVSVIGCTMEDTYSSYVRPESFPDLTNRCKDFLGIDQEAVDGGISFLALVDKLVQYEERYKPTIVTWGNMDMKVLKHNCEVAGVPFPFSGVCRDLSLEYKRFFGERNQTGLWKAIEAYGKVGTGKHHCALDDAMTTYNIFKLVEKDKEYLVKPAPPTLGELVDFSKLLKKVSTQ; this is translated from the coding sequence ATGGATGAAAAGCAATTTTTATTTTTAGATTTTGAGTTCACGATGCCTCAAAATCGAAAAAAACCAAAAGGTTTCTTTCCCGAAATTATTGAAGTAGGGCTTGTATCGGTTATCGGTTGTACAATGGAAGATACGTATTCATCTTATGTTAGACCGGAAAGTTTTCCAGATTTAACAAATCGATGTAAAGATTTTTTAGGAATTGATCAAGAAGCTGTAGATGGAGGAATTTCTTTTTTAGCACTTGTCGACAAACTTGTTCAATATGAAGAGCGCTATAAACCGACAATTGTCACGTGGGGAAATATGGATATGAAAGTATTGAAACATAATTGTGAAGTAGCAGGTGTTCCGTTTCCATTTTCAGGCGTTTGTCGAGATTTATCCCTAGAATATAAGCGTTTTTTTGGAGAGCGAAATCAAACAGGATTATGGAAAGCAATTGAAGCATATGGAAAGGTAGGAACAGGAAAGCATCACTGTGCATTAGATGACGCGATGACAACGTATAATATCTTTAAACTTGTCGAGAAGGATAAAGAATATTTAGTGAAACCAGCTCCACCTACGTTAGGAGAACTTGTTGATTTTTCGAAATTATTAAAGAAGGTAAGTACACAGTAA
- a CDS encoding ArsB/NhaD family transporter, translating to MGFLHETTQEIANWQYYFAIAVFLITYAIIISEKINRAVIALLGAALMVIFGIVDLHNAFTKHIEWGTITLLIGMMILVNITSKSGVFQYVAIKAAKQAQGNPIKILISLSLLTALGSAFLDNVTTVLLVVPVTLSITRILQVNPVPYLLSEIIFSNIGGTATLIGDPPNIMIGSANKHLDFNAFLINLAPIVIIIITVVTIMLYFMYRKQLIADPVQVKKLMSLDEKQYIKDPVLMKKSLTVLGLTIVGFMTHSIFHIDAAVIALTGATILMLIGVKEHEIEEVFAHVEWITIFFFAGLFVLVGGLIDIGLIKTLAQKVIGITGGDISYASVLILWVSGIASATIDNIPFVATMIPLINDMAVGLGLSPADAQIDVLWWSLALGACLGGNGTLIGASANVIVAGIASREGHKFSYMDFLKVGFPIMIVSLIISHIYIYLRYLM from the coding sequence ATGGGGTTTTTGCACGAAACAACGCAAGAAATCGCAAACTGGCAGTATTATTTTGCTATCGCAGTCTTTTTAATTACATATGCCATTATCATTTCAGAAAAAATTAATCGTGCTGTGATTGCACTTTTAGGCGCAGCACTTATGGTCATCTTCGGTATTGTTGACTTACACAACGCATTTACAAAACATATTGAATGGGGAACTATTACACTTCTCATCGGTATGATGATTTTAGTTAACATTACGAGTAAATCGGGTGTATTCCAATATGTTGCCATTAAAGCTGCGAAACAAGCACAAGGAAATCCTATTAAAATTTTGATTTCCCTTTCTTTGCTGACCGCACTTGGCTCCGCATTTTTAGATAACGTAACAACAGTACTTCTTGTTGTTCCAGTTACTCTATCTATTACGCGCATTTTACAAGTAAATCCTGTTCCGTATTTACTGTCTGAAATTATTTTCTCAAACATTGGAGGGACTGCAACATTAATTGGTGACCCACCAAACATTATGATTGGTTCAGCAAACAAGCATTTAGATTTCAATGCATTCTTAATTAATTTGGCACCAATCGTAATCATTATCATTACTGTAGTAACAATTATGCTTTACTTTATGTATCGCAAACAACTAATTGCTGATCCAGTACAAGTTAAAAAATTAATGAGTTTAGATGAAAAACAATATATTAAAGATCCAGTACTAATGAAAAAATCTTTAACAGTACTTGGACTGACAATCGTCGGTTTCATGACTCATTCTATTTTCCATATTGATGCTGCTGTAATCGCATTAACTGGTGCCACTATCCTTATGTTAATTGGTGTCAAAGAACATGAAATCGAAGAAGTATTCGCTCACGTTGAGTGGATTACCATTTTCTTCTTTGCAGGATTATTTGTACTCGTTGGTGGTCTTATCGATATCGGTCTTATCAAAACATTAGCGCAAAAAGTAATCGGAATAACAGGTGGGGATATTTCTTACGCATCTGTGCTCATTTTATGGGTATCTGGTATTGCTTCTGCAACAATTGATAATATTCCATTCGTTGCAACAATGATTCCACTTATTAATGATATGGCAGTTGGACTTGGTCTATCACCTGCTGATGCGCAAATCGATGTACTATGGTGGTCATTAGCACTTGGTGCTTGCTTAGGTGGAAACGGAACATTAATCGGAGCTTCTGCCAACGTAATCGTAGCAGGTATCGCCAGCCGTGAGGGACATAAATTTAGTTACATGGACTTTTTAAAAGTCGGTTTTCCGATTATGATTGTGTCACTCATTATTTCTCATATTTATATTTATTTACGTTATTTAATGTAA
- a CDS encoding glycine--tRNA ligase, with product MYSMEQVVNLAKHRGFVFPGSEIYGGLANTWDYGPLGIELKNNVKKAWWKKFIQESPYNVGLDAAILMNPKTWVASGHVGNFNDPMIDCKKCKARHRADKLIEDALDAKGIEMIVDGLTFEQMADLMKEHEVKCPDCGSQEFTEIRQFNLMFKTFQGVTESSTNEIFLRPETAQGIFVNFKNVQRSMRKKLPFGIGQIGKSFRNEITPGNFTFRTREFEQMELEFFCKPGEELEWFTFWRETCKNWLLSLGMNEDSMRLRDHGEEELSHYSNATTDIEFKFPFGWGELWGIASRTDFDLKRHMEHSSEDFNYIDPQTNERYVPYCIEPSLGADRVTLAFLCDAYEEEQLENDSRTVLRFHPALAPYKAAILPLSKKLSEGAREVFAELAKDFMVDYDETGSIGKRYRRQDEIGTPFCITYDFDSVEDKAVTVRDRDTMEQVRMPISELKSFLEKKIQF from the coding sequence ATGTATTCAATGGAACAAGTTGTAAACTTAGCGAAACATCGCGGTTTTGTTTTTCCTGGTTCTGAAATTTATGGTGGTCTTGCAAATACTTGGGATTACGGTCCACTTGGTATCGAACTAAAAAATAATGTAAAAAAAGCTTGGTGGAAAAAATTTATTCAAGAATCTCCATACAACGTTGGTTTAGATGCAGCAATCTTAATGAACCCAAAAACTTGGGTAGCCTCTGGTCATGTTGGTAACTTTAACGACCCAATGATTGACTGTAAAAAATGTAAAGCTCGTCATCGCGCTGACAAATTGATTGAAGATGCTTTAGATGCAAAAGGTATCGAAATGATTGTTGACGGTCTTACTTTCGAACAAATGGCTGACTTAATGAAAGAGCACGAAGTGAAATGTCCAGACTGCGGCAGCCAAGAATTCACAGAAATCCGTCAATTCAACTTAATGTTTAAAACATTCCAAGGTGTTACGGAATCTAGCACAAACGAAATTTTCCTTCGTCCTGAGACAGCACAAGGTATTTTCGTAAACTTTAAAAATGTACAACGTTCTATGCGTAAAAAACTTCCATTTGGTATCGGGCAAATCGGTAAAAGTTTCCGTAATGAAATTACACCTGGTAACTTCACATTCCGTACACGTGAGTTTGAACAAATGGAACTTGAATTCTTCTGTAAACCAGGTGAAGAATTAGAGTGGTTTACATTCTGGCGCGAAACTTGCAAAAACTGGTTACTATCACTTGGTATGAACGAAGACAGCATGCGTCTTCGCGATCACGGTGAAGAAGAATTATCTCACTACAGTAACGCAACAACTGATATTGAATTTAAATTCCCATTTGGTTGGGGCGAACTTTGGGGCATTGCCTCTCGTACAGACTTCGACTTAAAACGTCACATGGAACATTCTAGTGAAGACTTTAACTATATCGATCCACAAACAAACGAACGTTACGTACCATACTGCATCGAGCCATCTCTTGGCGCAGATCGCGTAACATTAGCATTCTTATGCGATGCATACGAAGAAGAACAATTAGAAAACGATTCTCGTACAGTTCTTCGTTTTCATCCTGCTTTAGCACCATATAAAGCGGCTATCTTACCATTATCGAAAAAACTATCTGAAGGTGCTAGAGAAGTATTTGCAGAGCTGGCAAAAGACTTCATGGTAGATTACGACGAAACAGGTTCAATTGGTAAACGTTACCGCCGCCAAGATGAAATCGGTACACCATTCTGTATCACATATGACTTCGACTCAGTTGAAGACAAGGCTGTAACAGTACGTGACCGCGATACAATGGAACAAGTTCGTATGCCAATTAGCGAGCTAAAAAGCTTCTTAGAGAAGAAAATCCAGTTCTAA
- a CDS encoding CPBP family intramembrane glutamic endopeptidase: MKIWKIVLNIILALAVPIILLFGGMMIGGKILDLFLSILNINYDDLSNLEQRTYAVFIPLLIVVLTLLAAFLHHRSLRPLRLPTGFLSKETYKNYGIGIGIVFTFFVVNTILNLLIAGGSITVSAHPDSVKIVLLTIPVVMIQSFYEEILFRGYALGTLLRSTNVYVAILLNPIAFSVLHFNSPDYSEFLVFLIAYFVGVFFSILTLAYNNLWVAAGGHFIWNYTIAIFGDDGEGMLFDTYYSNKDITLWVSVALLMILVILSWIVYKNRIMKINNEIKRKKQFA, encoded by the coding sequence ATGAAGATATGGAAAATCGTACTAAATATAATATTAGCTCTTGCTGTCCCAATCATTTTATTGTTTGGTGGTATGATGATTGGTGGGAAAATACTTGATCTGTTTTTAAGTATTTTGAATATAAATTATGATGACCTATCAAATCTAGAACAGCGAACCTATGCCGTGTTTATCCCTTTATTAATTGTGGTCTTGACATTACTAGCTGCTTTTTTACACCATCGAAGTCTTAGACCTCTTCGTCTTCCAACAGGATTCTTATCAAAAGAAACATATAAAAATTATGGAATTGGTATTGGGATTGTCTTTACCTTTTTCGTTGTTAATACAATCTTGAATTTACTTATAGCAGGTGGCTCCATTACAGTTAGTGCCCATCCAGATTCTGTGAAAATTGTGTTGCTTACTATCCCCGTTGTAATGATTCAAAGTTTTTATGAAGAAATTCTTTTCCGTGGCTATGCTTTAGGAACCTTGCTTCGTTCTACAAATGTGTATGTAGCGATTTTATTAAACCCGATAGCCTTTTCTGTTTTACATTTTAATTCACCCGATTATTCTGAATTCCTAGTATTTCTCATAGCATATTTTGTAGGTGTATTCTTTTCTATTTTAACTTTAGCCTATAATAATTTATGGGTTGCTGCTGGGGGACATTTTATCTGGAATTACACGATAGCGATTTTCGGAGATGATGGTGAGGGTATGTTATTTGATACATATTATTCTAACAAGGATATCACCCTTTGGGTATCAGTTGCCCTTCTCATGATCTTGGTTATCCTCTCATGGATTGTATATAAAAACCGAATTATGAAAATTAATAATGAAATTAAAAGAAAAAAACAGTTCGCTTAA
- a CDS encoding hotdog fold thioesterase, which produces MPKTLMDALGIELLEMTEEKVVATMPVDGRTHQPFGFLHGGASVALAETVASVGAYNLIDQEKCICFGLEINANHIRSKRDGIVTAIGIPIHKGQTTMVWDVRIIDENDDLICISRCTVAIKEKREK; this is translated from the coding sequence ATGCCAAAAACATTAATGGATGCATTGGGGATTGAATTATTAGAAATGACAGAAGAGAAAGTAGTGGCTACGATGCCAGTAGATGGACGCACACATCAGCCATTTGGCTTTTTGCATGGAGGTGCATCAGTTGCTTTAGCAGAAACAGTGGCGAGCGTAGGGGCTTATAACTTAATTGATCAAGAAAAGTGTATTTGCTTCGGACTGGAAATCAATGCAAATCATATTCGTTCTAAACGTGATGGAATTGTCACAGCAATCGGAATACCAATCCACAAAGGACAAACAACGATGGTTTGGGACGTGCGCATTATTGATGAAAATGATGATTTAATTTGCATTTCTAGATGTACAGTTGCAATTAAAGAAAAGCGTGAAAAATAA